The following coding sequences lie in one Calypte anna isolate BGI_N300 chromosome 7, bCalAnn1_v1.p, whole genome shotgun sequence genomic window:
- the LOC103528943 gene encoding carnosine N-methyltransferase 2 isoform X3: MDTIPELKRNRFPSMNFEAEILTAPHDNSEPYMISAMRSLTAEEYVEAFKSFLDHSTEHQCMDEFNKEEMPSIMASLGNGKQTINILGVGSGTELVNQASDLQNVSFVWHQLTSSEYEQQVKEKGTDKKFDFIHMIQMLYRVEDVLSTIKFFHSCLDHHGKLLIIILSDSSGWASLWKKYRHCLPPTDSGHYITSNSITDVLKRLGVEYHVYEFPSGWDITECFIEGDPVGGHMMDFLTGTKNFLGTAPPGLRQRLQEALCQPECSSKKDGRIIFSNNLSMIVVES, encoded by the exons ATGGACACCATCCCGGAGCTGAAGAG GAATAGGTTCCCCAGCATGAACTTTGAAGCAGAGATTCTGACAGCTCCACATGATAATTCAG AGCCATACATGATCTCTGCCATGAGAAGCCTCACAGCTGAGGAGTATGTAGAGGCCTTTAAGTCATTTTTGGATCATTCAACTGAGCACCAGTGCATGGATGAGTTCAACAAGGAAGAAATGCCCAGCATCATGGCTAG TCTCGGCAATGGAAAACAGACAATAAATATTCTGGGAGTTGGAAGTGGCACAG agttGGTGAATCAAGCTTCAGACCTGCAGAATGTCTCTTTTGTGTGGCACCAGCTCACTTCCTCAGAGTATGAACAACAGGTGAAAGAGAAAGGCACAGACAAGAAATTTGACTTCATCCATATGATCCAG ATGTTGTACCGTGTGGAGGATGTTCTCAGTACTATCAAGTTTTTCCACAGCTGTCTTGACCATCATGGTAAACTCCTGATCATAATTTTATCAG acAGCAGTGGATGGGCCAGCTTATGGAAGAAGTACAGGCACTGCTTGCCTCCCACCGACAGCGGCCACTACATCACCTCCAACAGCATCACAGATGTTTTGAAGAGACTGGGTGTTGAGTACCATGTTTATGAGTTCCCATCAGGCTGGGATATCACCGAGTGCTTTATCGAGGGGGACCCAGTTGGAGGCCACATGATGGATTTCCTGACGGGGACAAAAAACTTCCTGGGCACAGCTCCCCCGGGGCTGCGGCAGCGGCTGCAGGAGGCTCTCTGCCAGCCCGAGTGCAGCAGCAAAAAGGATGGGAGGATCATCTTCAGTAACAACTTGAGTATGATTGTGGTCGAATCCTAG
- the LOC103528943 gene encoding carnosine N-methyltransferase 2 isoform X1, with protein MDTIPELKRNRFPSMNFEAEILTAPHDNSEPYMISAMRSLTAEEYVEAFKSFLDHSTEHQCMDEFNKEEMPSIMASLGNGKQTINILGVGSGTGEQDLKMIRILQAAHPGVLIDNEIVEPNPQHVAAYKELVNQASDLQNVSFVWHQLTSSEYEQQVKEKGTDKKFDFIHMIQMLYRVEDVLSTIKFFHSCLDHHGKLLIIILSDSSGWASLWKKYRHCLPPTDSGHYITSNSITDVLKRLGVEYHVYEFPSGWDITECFIEGDPVGGHMMDFLTGTKNFLGTAPPGLRQRLQEALCQPECSSKKDGRIIFSNNLSMIVVES; from the exons ATGGACACCATCCCGGAGCTGAAGAG GAATAGGTTCCCCAGCATGAACTTTGAAGCAGAGATTCTGACAGCTCCACATGATAATTCAG AGCCATACATGATCTCTGCCATGAGAAGCCTCACAGCTGAGGAGTATGTAGAGGCCTTTAAGTCATTTTTGGATCATTCAACTGAGCACCAGTGCATGGATGAGTTCAACAAGGAAGAAATGCCCAGCATCATGGCTAG TCTCGGCAATGGAAAACAGACAATAAATATTCTGGGAGTTGGAAGTGGCACAG GTGAGCAGGACTTGAAAATGATCAGGATATTGCAGGCTGCACACCCAGGGGTCCTTATTGACAATGAAATTGTAGAGCCCAACCCACAGCACGTGGCAGCTTACAAAG agttGGTGAATCAAGCTTCAGACCTGCAGAATGTCTCTTTTGTGTGGCACCAGCTCACTTCCTCAGAGTATGAACAACAGGTGAAAGAGAAAGGCACAGACAAGAAATTTGACTTCATCCATATGATCCAG ATGTTGTACCGTGTGGAGGATGTTCTCAGTACTATCAAGTTTTTCCACAGCTGTCTTGACCATCATGGTAAACTCCTGATCATAATTTTATCAG acAGCAGTGGATGGGCCAGCTTATGGAAGAAGTACAGGCACTGCTTGCCTCCCACCGACAGCGGCCACTACATCACCTCCAACAGCATCACAGATGTTTTGAAGAGACTGGGTGTTGAGTACCATGTTTATGAGTTCCCATCAGGCTGGGATATCACCGAGTGCTTTATCGAGGGGGACCCAGTTGGAGGCCACATGATGGATTTCCTGACGGGGACAAAAAACTTCCTGGGCACAGCTCCCCCGGGGCTGCGGCAGCGGCTGCAGGAGGCTCTCTGCCAGCCCGAGTGCAGCAGCAAAAAGGATGGGAGGATCATCTTCAGTAACAACTTGAGTATGATTGTGGTCGAATCCTAG
- the LOC103528943 gene encoding carnosine N-methyltransferase 2 isoform X2, giving the protein MISAMRSLTAEEYVEAFKSFLDHSTEHQCMDEFNKEEMPSIMASLGNGKQTINILGVGSGTGEQDLKMIRILQAAHPGVLIDNEIVEPNPQHVAAYKELVNQASDLQNVSFVWHQLTSSEYEQQVKEKGTDKKFDFIHMIQMLYRVEDVLSTIKFFHSCLDHHGKLLIIILSDSSGWASLWKKYRHCLPPTDSGHYITSNSITDVLKRLGVEYHVYEFPSGWDITECFIEGDPVGGHMMDFLTGTKNFLGTAPPGLRQRLQEALCQPECSSKKDGRIIFSNNLSMIVVES; this is encoded by the exons ATGATCTCTGCCATGAGAAGCCTCACAGCTGAGGAGTATGTAGAGGCCTTTAAGTCATTTTTGGATCATTCAACTGAGCACCAGTGCATGGATGAGTTCAACAAGGAAGAAATGCCCAGCATCATGGCTAG TCTCGGCAATGGAAAACAGACAATAAATATTCTGGGAGTTGGAAGTGGCACAG GTGAGCAGGACTTGAAAATGATCAGGATATTGCAGGCTGCACACCCAGGGGTCCTTATTGACAATGAAATTGTAGAGCCCAACCCACAGCACGTGGCAGCTTACAAAG agttGGTGAATCAAGCTTCAGACCTGCAGAATGTCTCTTTTGTGTGGCACCAGCTCACTTCCTCAGAGTATGAACAACAGGTGAAAGAGAAAGGCACAGACAAGAAATTTGACTTCATCCATATGATCCAG ATGTTGTACCGTGTGGAGGATGTTCTCAGTACTATCAAGTTTTTCCACAGCTGTCTTGACCATCATGGTAAACTCCTGATCATAATTTTATCAG acAGCAGTGGATGGGCCAGCTTATGGAAGAAGTACAGGCACTGCTTGCCTCCCACCGACAGCGGCCACTACATCACCTCCAACAGCATCACAGATGTTTTGAAGAGACTGGGTGTTGAGTACCATGTTTATGAGTTCCCATCAGGCTGGGATATCACCGAGTGCTTTATCGAGGGGGACCCAGTTGGAGGCCACATGATGGATTTCCTGACGGGGACAAAAAACTTCCTGGGCACAGCTCCCCCGGGGCTGCGGCAGCGGCTGCAGGAGGCTCTCTGCCAGCCCGAGTGCAGCAGCAAAAAGGATGGGAGGATCATCTTCAGTAACAACTTGAGTATGATTGTGGTCGAATCCTAG